In the genome of Methanosarcinales archaeon, one region contains:
- a CDS encoding ABC transporter permease subunit: MGSTRPLPSVVLGLLGLLVLAPAVADVFGLSSGLNAFTASILIAIMALPTIISISEDAITSVPKGYTEASLALGANNWQTIRNVVVPSAMSGIIAAIMLGLGRVVGETMVVLMVAGNARAFPTGFFDPVRPMTATIAIEIKEVVVGDLHYQALYAVGLVLFLMTFAVNFAADIYLHRQEGKM; this comes from the coding sequence ATGGGCTCTACTCGACCCCTCCCAAGCGTGGTATTGGGACTTTTGGGCCTGTTAGTACTTGCCCCGGCAGTTGCAGATGTGTTCGGACTGAGCAGCGGACTGAATGCATTCACAGCATCCATACTGATAGCCATAATGGCCCTTCCCACCATAATCAGCATATCAGAGGATGCCATAACCTCGGTACCAAAAGGATATACTGAGGCCAGCCTGGCCCTGGGTGCCAACAATTGGCAGACCATCCGAAACGTGGTGGTACCCTCAGCCATGTCAGGTATCATAGCTGCAATTATGCTGGGACTGGGTCGCGTGGTGGGTGAGACCATGGTAGTGCTTATGGTGGCAGGGAATGCCAGGGCTTTTCCGACCGGTTTTTTTGACCCGGTCCGTCCCATGACAGCCACCATCGCTATAGAGATCAAGGAAGTGGTCGTGGGAGACCTGCATTACCAGGCGCTGTATGCTGTAGGTCTGGTGCTCTTTCTCATGACCTTTGCAGTGAACTTTGCAGCAGACATTTATTTACACAGGCAGGAGGGGAAGATGTGA